GTCGGAACTGAATTTATCAGAGACCTTGATAAAGATATCATTCCAACCTTTTTGGGTTTTGGCAGGTGTCCAGTGGATCTGGCCGCTGCTTGAGATTTTCATTCCTTTAGGGGCAGCTAAAAATGAATAGCTTAGTTTTTGGCCCTTATTCAGATCAGTGACCGTAATATTCGTTGTGAAGGGTCGTGCAACCGTAGCCAGGGTATCCGTAATTTTCCCCAACTCGGGTGGGCTATTGACATAGACCGTCACTTTCTGGAGATCGTCCCTGAGACCGTCAGATACTGAGATGGTAAAGGTTTGTCGGCCCAGTTCTGCCTCAGTGGGGGTCCAGGTGATGCGACCGCGGCGACTAATGGTCAAATTGGGTATACTGCTTTCAGAAAGCAGGAAGCTGATATCCTGATTATTGTTGGGATCTTTCACTTCAACATTGTAGTGCCAGGGTTTGCCCACCGGTACATGTGCATCATATTTAGAGCTGATCACTGGTGGTGTATTGGCGAAAATGGTAAAGGAGTCCAGAACGGTGGACATATCATCGGTCAACTCAAATAGAATATCATGGAATCCGGTTTGTTGCGCCGCCGGTGTCCAGGTGATCCGTCCAGAAGATTCCATAACCAGGTTTTGAGGTGTTCGCAGTGGAATAAGACGAGCGGTGTTGGGGACATTCTTATCCTGAATGTTCACCTGACCGATATAAGGTTCATTAATGAAAGCAACGGGTCCCGGTTTTTCCAGGATAAGCGGAAAAATGTTAACGTAGAGCGTGAATTTTTGCAACGTTCGCTCAAAACCATCACTTACACTTAAGGTTACATACTGAGAATCCAGTTGTGTATCACTGGGGAGCCAGCGTATGAGACCTTCTTCATCCACCTTCATTCCGGCCGGGGCGGATAAAAGCTCATACTCAAAATATTGTTCCTGATTCAGATCTTCCAGCTGAGTTTGATAAAGATATTGTTGTCCAGTCTGGGCCAGTGGTGTTGGTGTCGAAAAAATATCTGGAATATGATTTACATACAGGGTAAAGGTGGTATCCAGATTCTGCCCAAATGAATATGAAATCTGATGGTAACCCAATTGATCTTCAGCCGGATGCCACCTCAGAATAAAATCTTTGCCCAGACGCATACCCTCGGGGTAGGTTTTAAACTTAACATAAGCCTGCCCAGGGTCGATATCGTCCTGCCGGGGTATATTGTGAACAAAACTTTCACCGACATGCAAGATCACGTCAGGAGCTTTGGGCTTTCTTCTCATTTCAGGAATGATGGGCAATTCATCAGGTGAATCAGAAGTTACCTTTTCCAGCAGGGGTGTTATAGAGGTAGGTATTGTCCCAAGATCTTCCTCGATGTCCAGATCATCCTCAAACTCAGATGTGGTTGCCAACACTTCAATTTGATGTGGTTCAATAGTGTGCAGCTGGTAGCGACCATGTCTGGCCAGGAGTAGTCCACCCTGAAAAGCCAGTACATCACTTCCCATAAGCTCTTCATCACTGATAGAGCTGAATTGGTTAAATCCATTTCCAGGTGATTCCTGCTCAAAATAATAGATTTGGTCACCCGCCCGAATCAAACATTCCTGCAGACTATTGCCATCCAGATCGGCAAAAGCTAGTTGGTGTATCGGTTCACGAAAAGATTTCCAGACGGATCCGCCGTAATTCGCATCGTATTGATAGATGCGACCTTTGGAGCTACCCAGATAAACCAGGTTTGATCCTGATCCATCCAGATCTGTGGCAGAAACCCCCCGTGGACGTATGATCTCAGTAATCCCGGCATCAAGCTGCATAGGTGATAATTTTCGAGTGTTATACCGATCCTCTCCGGTAGA
This is a stretch of genomic DNA from Candidatus Neomarinimicrobiota bacterium. It encodes these proteins:
- a CDS encoding putative Ig domain-containing protein, with the translated sequence MMSKHYSSRVILHHILLAPLLIILLTTSLWGANGLRDIQHLMDLGDLDHDGNNDFGAIRKVAGGKSELITFEVSPNGDFEITWQFALPENLVGEWVDFTLADLNLNGRPELVAVSKLISASSGNKAPWMYGFEWNGSEFEFIPSFQWGWAPDNGLYARPNQIESGDIDNDGLTEIIVSLSAPQTNLLVIEFKGDLSSAAIEVEFSGLPLEMTKSPASILLTLTDINKDQIEDILLFQKHSDQLIAAGIISTGEDRYNTRKLSPMQLDAGITEIIRPRGVSATDLDGSGSNLVYLGSSKGRIYQYDANYGGSVWKSFREPIHQLAFADLDGNSLQECLIRAGDQIYYFEQESPGNGFNQFSSISDEELMGSDVLAFQGGLLLARHGRYQLHTIEPHQIEVLATTSEFEDDLDIEEDLGTIPTSITPLLEKVTSDSPDELPIIPEMRRKPKAPDVILHVGESFVHNIPRQDDIDPGQAYVKFKTYPEGMRLGKDFILRWHPAEDQLGYHQISYSFGQNLDTTFTLYVNHIPDIFSTPTPLAQTGQQYLYQTQLEDLNQEQYFEYELLSAPAGMKVDEEGLIRWLPSDTQLDSQYVTLSVSDGFERTLQKFTLYVNIFPLILEKPGPVAFINEPYIGQVNIQDKNVPNTARLIPLRTPQNLVMESSGRITWTPAAQQTGFHDILFELTDDMSTVLDSFTIFANTPPVISSKYDAHVPVGKPWHYNVEVKDPNNNQDISFLLSESSIPNLTISRRGRITWTPTEAELGRQTFTISVSDGLRDDLQKVTVYVNSPPELGKITDTLATVARPFTTNITVTDLNKGQKLSYSFLAAPKGMKISSSGQIHWTPAKTQKGWNDIFIKVSDKFSSDTYKFAVYANAPPVIVSKADTMAIVGQEYVYEIKALDLNSDQNLVYKVYDAPAGVKLTNGSILRWTPKTDQINQAQFKVSVTDGYITNVQKITLFVNALPEVTSTPSAVVLADREYRYQITSRDLNEDGIEYSKIQLPSGAEMNENDGLITWTPDASNEGANKFIIELTDSRGSSSFHEFEVNVFQDPKTPIRQMGAFLITLAGIGAMFIMKFLY